One region of Priestia megaterium genomic DNA includes:
- a CDS encoding aspartyl-phosphate phosphatase Spo0E family protein — protein MAKKDILLAIEKKREELIRIVRVSGLNSPPAIKHSQELDHLLNVYNEFPAQTTETTSS, from the coding sequence TTGGCCAAAAAAGATATTCTATTAGCGATTGAAAAGAAACGAGAAGAACTCATCCGCATAGTCCGAGTAAGTGGATTAAACTCTCCACCTGCTATTAAACATAGTCAAGAATTAGATCATTTATTAAACGTTTACAATGAATTCCCTGCTCAAACAACAGAAACAACCTCTTCATGA
- a CDS encoding cryptochrome/photolyase family protein produces the protein MKKTIIVWIRKDFRLVDNPALFHAAKEGMVVPVYIHDDDEESSMGSASKWWLHHALNDFKTSIEKIEGTLIIKKGNPKDVLQKLIHETNAQDIYWNRRYEPHALKRDKELQAFFSEQQINIRTFEGFLLHEPWKIKKENGDPYKVFTAYYKASQKHAVSSTVKKVTSIHAFSSSIESLSVSDLDLLPSIPWDETIKSTWDATEQGAINSFKTFLKNKLLHYEKGRDFPAEAFNSFLSPYFASGQLSARVLYHYLRNKAEKVSSNAFEHQAEMFIRQLVWRDFAYQLLYHFPHTTSEPLNEKFKQFQWADGNEELQAWKNGKTGYPLVDAGMRELWETGFMHNRVRMVAASFLVKHLLIHWKHGANWFFDTLVDADLANNTMGWQWVAGSGADAAPYFRIFNPTAQSEKFDKEGEYIKKWLPELRDLPSPYIHKPWEAPADVLEKANVTLDKTYPTPIVDHKAARERALEHYQDIK, from the coding sequence GAAAGAAGGAATGGTTGTACCTGTTTATATTCATGATGACGATGAAGAAAGCTCAATGGGAAGTGCAAGTAAATGGTGGCTTCACCATGCGCTAAATGACTTCAAAACTTCGATCGAAAAAATAGAAGGAACGCTGATTATAAAAAAAGGAAACCCTAAAGATGTGTTGCAAAAGTTAATCCATGAAACGAATGCGCAAGATATTTATTGGAACAGACGCTATGAACCACATGCGCTAAAAAGAGATAAAGAGCTTCAAGCTTTTTTTTCAGAGCAACAAATAAATATTCGCACATTTGAGGGATTTCTCCTTCATGAACCTTGGAAAATCAAAAAAGAAAATGGAGATCCTTATAAAGTATTTACAGCTTACTATAAAGCTTCTCAAAAACATGCCGTATCTTCTACTGTAAAAAAAGTTACTTCCATCCACGCCTTTTCTTCATCGATTGAATCTCTTTCAGTCTCAGATCTGGATTTGCTTCCAAGCATACCGTGGGATGAAACGATTAAGTCTACGTGGGACGCTACGGAACAAGGCGCTATTAATAGCTTCAAAACGTTTTTAAAGAATAAGCTGCTGCATTATGAAAAAGGACGAGATTTTCCTGCTGAAGCATTCAATTCATTCCTTTCTCCTTATTTCGCTTCAGGACAGCTCTCAGCTCGCGTTCTTTATCATTATTTAAGAAATAAAGCAGAAAAAGTAAGCTCTAATGCTTTTGAACATCAAGCTGAAATGTTTATTCGCCAACTTGTATGGAGAGATTTTGCTTATCAGCTGCTTTATCATTTCCCACACACTACAAGTGAACCGCTGAATGAAAAATTCAAGCAATTTCAGTGGGCGGACGGCAATGAAGAGCTTCAAGCTTGGAAAAATGGAAAAACCGGCTATCCCCTTGTCGATGCCGGAATGCGGGAGCTGTGGGAAACAGGGTTTATGCACAATCGAGTTCGAATGGTAGCTGCTTCCTTTTTAGTAAAACACCTTTTAATTCATTGGAAACACGGAGCAAATTGGTTTTTTGATACCTTAGTAGACGCAGATTTAGCTAACAACACAATGGGCTGGCAGTGGGTTGCAGGCTCGGGAGCAGACGCCGCGCCATATTTTCGTATCTTTAATCCAACTGCTCAATCAGAAAAATTTGATAAAGAAGGAGAATATATTAAAAAGTGGCTTCCAGAGCTTAGAGATCTGCCTTCCCCCTACATTCATAAACCTTGGGAGGCTCCAGCAGACGTATTAGAAAAAGCAAACGTTACGCTTGATAAAACATATCCCACTCCAATTGTCGATCATAAAGCAGCTAGAGAGCGTGCGCTAGAGCATTATCAAGACATCAAATAA
- a CDS encoding cytochrome c biogenesis CcdA family protein — translation MGDLNLFLAFGAGFLSFISPCCLPLYPAFLSYITGVSVSELKEGARSHQRKAFIHTAFFLLGFSVIFIMIGFATSFIGQWFFNYKDLIRQIGAILIIFFGLVVLGIFKPRILMQEHKVQFANKPAGLLGSSFIGMAFAAGWTPCTGPILVSVMALAATNPGSGLLYMITYSLGFSIPFFIMTFFIGKMNWLKKHMNSMMKVGGYAMIGMGFILYFDWMTKIIIYTTSVFGGFTGF, via the coding sequence GTGGGAGATTTAAATTTATTTTTGGCATTTGGCGCAGGCTTTTTATCGTTTATTTCACCCTGCTGTTTGCCTTTGTATCCAGCTTTTTTATCGTACATAACGGGAGTATCAGTCAGCGAGCTAAAGGAAGGCGCTAGGTCACATCAGCGCAAAGCTTTTATTCACACAGCTTTTTTTCTGCTGGGATTTTCTGTTATCTTTATTATGATTGGTTTTGCGACATCCTTTATTGGTCAGTGGTTTTTTAACTATAAGGATTTAATTCGGCAGATTGGCGCTATTCTTATTATTTTCTTTGGTCTAGTTGTACTAGGGATTTTTAAGCCTCGAATTCTTATGCAGGAACATAAAGTTCAATTCGCCAATAAGCCGGCTGGACTCTTAGGTTCTTCTTTTATTGGTATGGCTTTTGCTGCCGGCTGGACTCCTTGCACGGGACCTATTTTAGTATCGGTTATGGCGCTTGCAGCGACAAACCCAGGATCCGGTCTTTTGTACATGATAACGTATTCACTTGGGTTTTCTATTCCGTTCTTTATCATGACATTCTTTATTGGAAAAATGAATTGGTTAAAAAAACATATGAATTCCATGATGAAAGTTGGCGGATACGCAATGATTGGCATGGGGTTTATTTTATATTTTGACTGGATGACAAAAATTATTATTTATACAACGAGCGTATTTGGAGGGTTTACGGGCTTTTAA
- a CDS encoding metal-dependent hydrolase, whose product MRYHTHIATSIAAGAGVAITGEASFTFPYVVGIAIGALLPDIDEPNSYIGRRSLGLAKVIKSIFGHRGITHSILASGLIFYLHTMYNNDFTLGIAYGYAFHILGDFFSKRGVPFFSPLSKKKFKPPLTYETGGGAETLIFYLAVIGSFYMLYKYQLYTQLF is encoded by the coding sequence TTGAGATATCACACACATATTGCAACATCGATTGCTGCCGGTGCCGGTGTGGCTATAACAGGAGAAGCTTCGTTTACATTTCCTTATGTTGTAGGCATTGCGATTGGAGCGCTGCTTCCTGATATAGATGAACCAAATTCATATATTGGTAGAAGATCTCTTGGTCTCGCAAAAGTCATTAAATCTATTTTTGGACACCGAGGTATCACGCATTCTATTCTTGCAAGTGGACTTATTTTTTATTTACATACGATGTATAACAACGATTTTACATTAGGGATAGCCTATGGGTACGCTTTTCATATTCTTGGAGATTTCTTTTCTAAACGAGGGGTACCTTTTTTCTCTCCTCTTAGCAAGAAGAAGTTTAAGCCTCCTTTAACATATGAAACAGGTGGTGGAGCAGAGACTCTCATCTTTTACCTGGCAGTGATAGGAAGTTTCTATATGCTTTATAAGTATCAGCTGTACACCCAGCTGTTTTAA
- a CDS encoding NAD-dependent succinate-semialdehyde dehydrogenase: MKQANLYINGEFVSANDTYEVVNPATNEVVATVAKGGEKEAKLAADAAYEAFQTWSKKTAEERGKLLFKWHQLIEEHTDELAEIMTVEQGKPLKEAKGEIGYANGFVSWYAEEGKRIYGETIPASSPNKRLFAHKQPVGVMAAITPWNFPAAMITRKVAPALAAGCTAVIKPAEQTPLTALRLAELAQEAGIPKGVMNVVTGDAKAIGEAWLQDGRVRKLSFTGSTEVGKLLMRGAADTVKKVSLELGGHAPFIVTANADLDKAVTNAIASKFRNAGQTCVCTNRIYVHESIAKPFAEQFAAAVSQLKVGNGLEEGTDIGPLIDEKALEKVKRHLDDVVAKGGNVLTGGAVREEGSGLFVEPTVVDGATDDMLCMYEETFGPIAPIATYQTEEEVIRRANNSPYGLAAYVFTENISEAIRIAEALEYGIVGLNDGLPSTPQAPFGGFKESGLGREGGHYGIEEYLEVKYISLGF; encoded by the coding sequence ATGAAGCAAGCAAACTTATATATTAACGGAGAATTTGTTTCAGCAAATGATACATACGAAGTGGTAAATCCAGCAACAAATGAAGTAGTAGCTACCGTTGCAAAAGGCGGAGAAAAAGAAGCAAAGCTAGCAGCAGATGCTGCCTATGAAGCGTTTCAAACATGGTCTAAAAAAACAGCAGAAGAGCGCGGTAAATTATTATTTAAATGGCATCAGCTGATCGAAGAACACACCGATGAACTTGCTGAAATCATGACAGTCGAGCAAGGTAAGCCTCTTAAAGAAGCAAAAGGTGAAATTGGCTATGCCAACGGATTCGTTTCATGGTACGCAGAAGAAGGAAAACGCATTTACGGAGAAACAATTCCAGCTTCTTCTCCTAATAAACGATTATTTGCTCATAAGCAGCCTGTGGGAGTTATGGCAGCTATTACACCTTGGAACTTCCCAGCAGCTATGATTACGCGTAAAGTAGCGCCAGCTTTAGCAGCTGGATGTACAGCGGTTATTAAACCGGCAGAACAAACGCCACTAACGGCTCTTCGTCTAGCAGAGCTGGCGCAGGAAGCAGGTATTCCAAAAGGGGTAATGAATGTAGTTACAGGAGATGCAAAAGCAATTGGAGAAGCGTGGCTGCAAGATGGACGCGTACGCAAACTATCGTTTACGGGCTCTACAGAAGTAGGTAAACTATTAATGCGCGGAGCAGCTGATACGGTTAAAAAAGTGTCTTTAGAATTAGGAGGACACGCTCCGTTTATCGTAACAGCAAATGCTGATTTAGATAAAGCAGTAACAAATGCAATTGCTTCTAAATTCCGTAACGCTGGTCAAACATGCGTATGTACAAACCGCATCTACGTGCACGAGTCTATTGCTAAACCGTTCGCAGAGCAGTTTGCAGCAGCTGTTAGTCAGCTGAAAGTCGGAAACGGCTTAGAAGAAGGTACGGATATCGGACCTTTAATCGATGAAAAAGCGTTAGAAAAAGTAAAGCGCCACTTAGATGATGTTGTAGCAAAGGGTGGAAACGTCTTGACTGGAGGGGCTGTACGCGAAGAGGGAAGCGGACTTTTTGTTGAGCCTACGGTTGTAGATGGTGCAACGGATGACATGCTTTGTATGTACGAAGAAACATTCGGACCAATTGCTCCAATTGCAACGTATCAAACAGAAGAAGAAGTTATTCGCCGTGCAAATAACTCGCCTTACGGATTAGCAGCTTATGTGTTCACTGAAAATATTTCAGAAGCTATTCGTATTGCTGAAGCTTTAGAATATGGTATTGTAGGGCTAAATGATGGACTACCTTCTACACCACAAGCGCCGTTTGGCGGCTTTAAAGAAAGTGGACTTGGACGTGAAGGCGGACATTACGGAATTGAAGAATATTTAGAAGTAAAATATATTTCTTTAGGCTTTTAA
- a CDS encoding DUF2179 domain-containing protein, with translation MKDILLILLLQLIYVPILTLRTIFLVKGMSMYASVFGFVEALIYVFGLSLVFSGDQSTLAMVVYAVGFGVGIILGSYIESRLAIGYTTFLVNLMTKNEELINRLRQEGFGVTVYQGEGRDSARYRLDILTKRSREEELLAFIEEYEPRAFIISYEPRKFKGGFLLKAMKKQKQKQKAKADITSTK, from the coding sequence TTGAAAGATATTTTGTTAATCTTGCTTTTGCAACTGATCTATGTACCGATCTTGACGCTGCGCACAATTTTTTTAGTCAAAGGTATGAGTATGTATGCCTCAGTTTTTGGATTTGTTGAAGCGTTAATTTATGTATTTGGCTTATCCCTAGTATTTTCAGGAGATCAAAGCACGCTTGCTATGGTTGTATACGCAGTTGGATTTGGAGTGGGAATTATACTTGGAAGTTATATCGAATCTAGGCTTGCTATCGGATATACAACATTCTTAGTTAACCTTATGACCAAAAATGAAGAGTTAATTAACCGCCTTCGACAGGAAGGTTTTGGTGTTACTGTGTACCAAGGTGAAGGAAGAGACAGTGCACGCTATAGATTAGACATTTTAACAAAAAGAAGTAGAGAAGAAGAGCTATTAGCATTCATTGAAGAATATGAGCCTCGTGCTTTCATTATTTCATACGAGCCTCGTAAATTTAAAGGCGGGTTCTTACTAAAAGCAATGAAAAAGCAAAAACAAAAGCAAAAAGCAAAAGCAGATATTACCTCTACTAAATAA
- a CDS encoding sigma-54 interaction domain-containing protein, with the protein MTIHKKQIQQINDELYDIFESSFDEIFVTDANGYVLVVNSECEKNYALKVEDFIGKHVKELQEMGIFYPSATLKVIESNQAIELVQKTNSGRYLHVRTRPVFTNDGQLKSVISYSRDLTDLMELKRKVEEMEEQLENYKKELNESVDLEGIVTKSEAMKKVFSTIQRVASVNTTVLLLGETGVGKSRVAKLLHQLSTRKQQPYHELNCAALPEQLIESELFGYEGGTFTGAFREGKKGIIELSNEGTLFLDEIGELSLSAQSKLLHVLQDRTIRPVGSTRAVSIDVRIIAATNQNLEQMVEEGKFRRDLYYRLNVVPITIPPLRERKEDILPLVYQFLHHFNTVYERNVRLSPKALDAFLGQEWKGNVREVENIIERLVVIGEEMITLKDLPFAKEFAIDPPVHTLPEMIEHVEKEMVIKAFEQHRSSYKVAEQLGISQSQASRKIRKYVSDSTEQ; encoded by the coding sequence ATGACCATTCATAAAAAGCAGATTCAGCAAATTAACGACGAACTTTACGATATATTTGAGTCATCATTTGATGAAATCTTTGTAACTGATGCAAATGGGTATGTATTAGTTGTAAATTCAGAGTGTGAAAAAAATTATGCTTTGAAAGTGGAAGATTTTATTGGAAAGCACGTAAAAGAACTTCAGGAAATGGGCATCTTTTATCCTTCGGCCACGTTAAAGGTGATTGAATCTAATCAAGCAATTGAATTGGTTCAAAAAACAAACTCAGGCCGATATCTTCATGTGCGGACTAGGCCAGTATTTACTAATGACGGGCAATTGAAAAGTGTTATTAGCTATTCTCGAGATCTCACAGACTTAATGGAATTAAAACGAAAAGTAGAAGAGATGGAAGAACAGCTTGAAAACTATAAAAAAGAGTTAAACGAATCCGTAGATTTAGAAGGAATCGTAACAAAAAGCGAAGCGATGAAAAAAGTTTTTTCAACCATTCAACGAGTTGCTTCTGTAAATACAACCGTTCTCTTACTTGGAGAAACAGGGGTAGGAAAAAGCAGAGTAGCAAAACTGCTTCATCAGCTTAGTACAAGAAAACAGCAGCCGTATCATGAGCTTAATTGTGCAGCGCTTCCTGAACAGCTTATTGAGTCAGAGCTATTTGGCTATGAAGGCGGTACGTTCACTGGAGCATTTCGCGAAGGGAAAAAAGGGATCATTGAGCTTTCGAACGAAGGCACGCTTTTTCTAGATGAGATTGGTGAACTTTCTCTTTCAGCACAAAGTAAGTTGCTCCATGTACTGCAAGACCGTACAATTCGTCCCGTGGGCTCAACAAGAGCAGTATCAATAGACGTACGAATTATTGCTGCTACGAATCAAAATCTGGAGCAAATGGTCGAAGAAGGAAAGTTTAGACGTGATTTGTACTATCGACTTAACGTGGTGCCAATTACGATCCCACCTTTACGAGAGCGAAAAGAAGATATTCTGCCTCTTGTCTATCAGTTTCTTCATCATTTTAATACGGTATACGAACGTAATGTACGCTTATCACCAAAGGCATTAGATGCATTTTTAGGGCAGGAATGGAAAGGAAACGTTCGTGAAGTGGAAAATATCATTGAGCGTCTGGTTGTTATAGGAGAAGAAATGATTACGCTTAAAGACTTGCCATTTGCAAAAGAGTTTGCTATCGATCCACCTGTGCATACGCTTCCTGAAATGATTGAACATGTGGAAAAAGAAATGGTCATCAAGGCGTTTGAACAGCATAGGTCATCTTACAAAGTAGCCGAACAGCTTGGTATTAGTCAATCACAAGCGAGCCGTAAAATTCGAAAATATGTGTCGGACAGTACCGAACAGTGA
- a CDS encoding DUF2621 domain-containing protein, whose product MLEGWFLWVILFWVVFLMSMFAIGGFFMFRKFLKRLPKEDGMSELDWQDHYLSKTIHLWSADQKQLLNVLVEPVPELFRDVAKQKIAGKIGELALEEQAASITEDLIVRGYILATPKRDHKFLLKTLKKQKIDAVPYQHLF is encoded by the coding sequence ATGCTAGAGGGCTGGTTTTTATGGGTTATTTTATTTTGGGTTGTCTTTTTAATGAGCATGTTTGCTATCGGCGGATTTTTTATGTTCAGAAAATTTTTAAAGCGCTTACCAAAAGAAGACGGCATGTCTGAACTTGATTGGCAAGATCACTATCTTTCCAAAACCATTCACCTTTGGTCAGCGGATCAAAAGCAGCTATTAAACGTTCTTGTTGAACCAGTACCTGAACTATTTCGCGATGTGGCCAAACAAAAAATTGCAGGGAAAATTGGGGAACTCGCACTTGAGGAACAAGCCGCCTCTATAACAGAAGACTTAATCGTACGTGGATACATCTTAGCTACGCCTAAACGTGATCATAAATTTTTATTAAAAACATTAAAAAAGCAAAAAATAGATGCCGTCCCCTATCAGCATTTATTTTAA
- a CDS encoding ATP-binding protein has translation MPVCPSCNYKEDYNFCRMCGTQVRHTFTNQEDQLFYPLKDRIIADDNEPKHQAILSHTHDLVCAITEDGIYEYASPSYAKTLGVYPDELIGQHVLINAYPEDKHLISTILANMSKTKDASTFEYRKFHVNGTIVLLECKGAPIITATGEIEGFVFISRDVTEKRQAEKKIQNSEKLSVIGHLAASIAHEVRNPLTTIKGFIQLFSETQQPKKTMIYRDLIQHELSQIEHIIAEFMSLAKREYAYTESLIMTDLLDEVLKQFEPVTEVKDIHIIRHYPKEYPLLISGQKTQLTQVFIHIIQNAIDSMESGGKLAVSIEKSARETLCIVIKDSGCGIDSKRIPHIGEPFYTTKERGIGLGLTICNKIINEHNGFFHVSSEENDGTSITITLPMKTPELYVVEV, from the coding sequence ATGCCCGTTTGTCCTTCTTGTAACTATAAGGAAGATTATAATTTTTGCAGAATGTGCGGCACTCAAGTTCGGCACACCTTCACTAACCAAGAAGATCAGCTTTTTTATCCATTAAAAGATCGAATCATTGCGGATGACAATGAACCAAAGCATCAAGCTATTTTATCTCATACGCATGATTTAGTATGTGCTATTACTGAAGATGGCATTTATGAATACGCTTCTCCTTCTTACGCTAAAACATTAGGGGTTTATCCTGATGAACTTATTGGACAACATGTGCTTATCAATGCGTATCCTGAAGACAAGCACCTAATCTCGACTATTTTAGCTAACATGAGCAAAACAAAAGATGCCTCCACATTTGAATACCGGAAGTTTCACGTGAATGGCACCATCGTTTTATTAGAATGTAAAGGCGCTCCAATTATCACAGCTACTGGAGAAATCGAAGGGTTTGTATTTATCTCACGAGACGTAACAGAGAAAAGACAAGCAGAGAAAAAGATCCAGAATTCAGAAAAACTCTCTGTCATTGGTCACCTTGCTGCAAGTATCGCACACGAGGTTAGAAATCCTTTGACAACCATTAAAGGGTTTATACAACTGTTCAGTGAGACACAGCAGCCGAAAAAAACAATGATTTATCGAGATCTCATTCAGCACGAGCTCTCACAAATTGAACATATTATCGCAGAATTTATGAGTTTAGCTAAACGAGAGTACGCATATACAGAAAGCCTTATTATGACAGACTTGCTAGATGAGGTATTAAAGCAATTTGAACCGGTTACCGAAGTCAAAGACATCCACATCATTCGCCATTATCCAAAAGAATATCCCCTGCTCATTAGTGGGCAAAAAACACAGCTAACCCAAGTATTTATTCATATTATACAAAATGCCATTGATTCTATGGAAAGCGGCGGCAAGCTGGCTGTATCGATTGAAAAATCAGCTAGAGAAACGCTATGCATTGTGATAAAAGATAGCGGATGTGGAATTGACTCAAAGCGTATCCCTCATATAGGAGAGCCTTTTTATACAACAAAAGAACGAGGAATAGGCCTGGGACTAACCATTTGCAACAAAATTATTAACGAGCATAATGGCTTTTTCCACGTATCAAGTGAAGAAAATGACGGCACAAGCATTACCATTACCCTGCCTATGAAAACGCCTGAACTTTATGTGGTAGAAGTGTAA
- a CDS encoding CcdC family protein, giving the protein MVIASTLVAIFMASFILVVRMKAADKPTNAKKIILPPFFMSTGALMFIFPMFRVTGAELLEALIAGMIFSILLIKTSKFEIRDDHIYLKRSKAFAFIIIGLLIIRIAMKIYLSSSIDVGQLGGMFWILAFGMIVPWRIAMYTSYKKLERKLHNDRLGNTTILN; this is encoded by the coding sequence TTGGTTATTGCTTCAACACTTGTCGCAATTTTTATGGCTTCTTTCATATTAGTTGTTCGAATGAAAGCTGCTGATAAACCAACGAATGCAAAAAAAATTATACTTCCGCCTTTTTTTATGAGTACGGGAGCGTTAATGTTTATCTTTCCAATGTTTCGAGTAACGGGTGCAGAACTGCTTGAGGCGTTAATAGCAGGCATGATCTTCTCAATCCTGTTAATTAAAACGTCTAAATTTGAAATTCGTGACGATCATATTTACTTGAAGCGTTCAAAAGCTTTTGCATTCATTATTATTGGTTTGCTTATTATTCGAATTGCAATGAAAATATATTTAAGTTCTTCAATTGATGTTGGCCAGCTTGGCGGTATGTTCTGGATTTTAGCATTTGGTATGATTGTACCTTGGCGCATTGCGATGTACACATCGTACAAAAAGCTCGAACGAAAGCTGCACAATGATCGTCTTGGAAATACAACGATATTAAATTAA
- the gabT gene encoding 4-aminobutyrate--2-oxoglutarate transaminase, whose amino-acid sequence MSQTFSKVATNLPGENAKQLLDRRHRAIPKGVSYGIPTFADTAEGAIVKDVDGNTFIDFVGAIGTINVGHSHPKVKEALHKQVDRFIHTGFNVMMYESYVELAERLAAIAPGEFDKKVLLLNSGAEAVENAVKIARKYTKRQGIISFNRGFHGRTLMTMTMTSKVKPYKYEFGPFAPEVYKAPYPYEYRRPQGLSVEAYEEFMITEFKNFLNTEVAPETIAAVVMEPIQGEGGFIVPGKRFVQEVYQLCKEHGILFVSDEIQAGFARTGRYFGIEHFDVAPDLITVSKSLGAGVPISGVIGRAEIMDESNPGELGGTYCGSPLGCEAALAVLDIIEEEKLNERGEYLGKVVTSRFEKLAEKYDCIGDIRGLGAMSAIELVKDRETKEADKELTQRIVKEANKRGLLLLSAGVFGNVLRILMPIVITDEQLEEGLAIFEAALEASVQQTVEV is encoded by the coding sequence ATGAGTCAAACTTTTAGCAAAGTAGCAACAAATTTACCGGGAGAAAATGCAAAGCAATTATTAGATAGAAGACACCGTGCCATTCCGAAAGGTGTAAGTTATGGCATTCCGACATTTGCTGATACGGCTGAAGGGGCGATCGTTAAAGATGTCGATGGCAATACGTTTATTGATTTCGTAGGGGCAATTGGCACAATCAATGTAGGTCATAGTCATCCAAAAGTGAAAGAAGCGCTTCACAAGCAAGTAGACCGTTTTATTCACACAGGATTTAATGTCATGATGTATGAGTCATATGTAGAGCTTGCAGAAAGACTAGCAGCAATTGCTCCTGGTGAATTTGACAAGAAAGTATTACTTTTAAATAGCGGAGCAGAAGCTGTAGAAAATGCAGTGAAAATTGCTCGTAAATATACAAAGCGTCAAGGAATTATTTCATTTAACCGCGGTTTCCACGGCCGTACATTAATGACAATGACAATGACAAGTAAAGTAAAGCCATATAAATATGAATTTGGACCGTTTGCTCCTGAAGTATACAAAGCTCCATATCCTTATGAGTATCGCCGCCCACAAGGATTATCAGTTGAAGCATACGAAGAGTTTATGATCACTGAATTCAAAAACTTCTTAAATACAGAAGTAGCACCAGAAACGATTGCAGCTGTTGTAATGGAGCCAATTCAAGGCGAAGGTGGTTTCATTGTTCCAGGTAAACGTTTTGTGCAAGAAGTGTATCAATTATGTAAAGAGCACGGAATTTTATTTGTATCAGATGAAATTCAAGCTGGTTTTGCACGTACGGGACGCTACTTCGGTATTGAACACTTTGACGTTGCACCAGATTTAATTACAGTATCTAAATCACTAGGAGCTGGTGTACCGATTAGTGGTGTCATCGGCCGCGCTGAAATCATGGATGAATCTAATCCTGGTGAGCTTGGCGGAACGTACTGCGGAAGCCCTCTTGGATGTGAAGCGGCTTTAGCTGTACTTGATATCATTGAAGAAGAAAAGCTAAATGAACGCGGTGAGTACCTTGGAAAAGTGGTAACATCACGATTTGAAAAATTAGCAGAAAAATATGACTGTATCGGTGATATCCGCGGATTAGGAGCTATGTCTGCTATCGAGCTTGTGAAAGACCGCGAAACAAAAGAAGCGGATAAAGAGCTTACACAGCGCATCGTAAAAGAAGCAAACAAACGTGGATTATTACTGCTTAGCGCGGGAGTATTCGGAAACGTTCTTCGTATCTTAATGCCGATTGTTATTACAGATGAGCAGCTAGAAGAAGGCTTAGCTATTTTTGAAGCAGCACTAGAAGCAAGCGTGCAGCAAACGGTTGAAGTATAA